The following is a genomic window from Nymphaea colorata isolate Beijing-Zhang1983 chromosome 3, ASM883128v2, whole genome shotgun sequence.
AATCTAGAGCAGATTTCGCTGCTTAACTCAGACCTTGATTAATCTCAACGAAattcaagaagaagacgagagaATCTAAAGCTAACCTTGTTAGCTGTCGTTGTTGAATCCTAAACCGGATTCAACCTTCCCTAAAGCAATGGcggcctctcaacttcaccgtgGTCGAGAAGACGGTACCAACCTTGCTGAAATGCCGTTCGGATGGGGAAGaagccgtggacgagggagggattgccgccggtTGGAGGaaatccgccgcaagccttcaatGCTTGAGTATTcaccggaatatctccgatgcccgaagcCTTCAATGGGGGAAGaagcgtcacaggccaaggggacgcgaggggatgagaggcaccaCACTTGCACACGAAGGGAAGTCGGTGATTGACTTagaagatgaagaactcgcctctagatcgagggagagagagacaacctCGCGCGGAGGAGAGAGATTGCAAACTTGCAAATGATTTctttacttcaattttttttacaatccactagatccaaaacaatatatacaaatCCTAAATGATCCATCCACAATCCGGATTAGATCTCTACCCAAAAACCCATTTACAAATGCGCCAAGCAcaaacccgctaggctaggtccttatttcaaaacccGCTGTAAAAAACCTACTTAGTAAGTTAAAATACTTAAAAGCAAACTTGGGCCTAGTGCCCAACGCATGAATAAAAGGTTCAAACCCCTGAGCCTTtagagcccagggtggggacctcgtgaggggacccacCCTCACTTCGGTTTGCAGGATGCAAGGGCTCGGTTAGGTAtgaccgagccatttgcctaagactttggtctttggctagcctcaagggactTATAAACCGGACTCACTTGGGTTTGACTCTACTAGCTCGGTGAGACCTACACTAGAACCAAAGACACCCTGAGACttacccagttcaagcaccgttTGTGACCCAGCTGTGCCTCCcactcctcccactgcaactgacgtTGGTGCAGAATCTTCTTCCTTGGGACTGACTTTCGTAAGCTGTAGAGAACGAGCCCATAGCTCTGACGCTTTCCTCTTCcgccgactgggttcggcctgctctgcctcTACATGATCGGGACCTGAAGACTGGTCTGTAACAGAATCCTAGCAACATACTAAAGCCTGGCATTATTGGTAGGAATTCCGTTCACGCCTGGAGGATCGTTGACATCATCACTTTCTCTGTTTCTCTATCCCTTTGTCTTCCCTTCCTTTTGTATTTCTTCGTGCACCACACCACTCAATGGGCACCGCTCTTTGAAACAAAACGTCATTCTAAGCCAACGGACACGATGGCTTGCTAGAGTGTTCTCCGTATCCGCGGATATTGGTCTGTCATAAAACACTGGATCAAGCGATGTACCACTCCGTGGAACCCGTTATGAATAGTCGAAAATACTGAAAAAAAGTCActgtataaaaataaatgaaaaaaacattgtataaaaaataataaggtACATGCACACTCACAATCAAAGTCGCGTGTGCATGCATagtttaataaaatattaagttACTTtcaaagaaaaggacaaaaaatggGGGTTATTTATAAGGCTTTACACTCGATCGAGTTTGTGGTCAGCACGAGTGTTACTTTGTCCCTAGCAACAATACGTTACTGTATCTGGCGCCTAATTGTTGGTAGTAGATTTATAAAACGCTTGTGGTTATCTTGACCAAACGAAACATTTTAAAGAATGGCCTAAGATCGGATCCATGATGTTGGAAATAACTCCAGAGATTTTAGACGTTGAGAGAAGATCGAGCCATCAAGATCAGTATTAAATGATGGAGTACCCTGAACTAACAATCGTCCCCAATCGGTAGGGCCACGCTGCTGATCAGAACCAAGAATACTCAATAACAAGAAACTGCACGGTGTGGAATATAATGAGCCATAACGGAGAAATTTAGTGCCCGTCCAAAATCCGAGACAGTGGCAGAGGATCGAAGCTACCAGCTGCCGCCATTTTCGGCAGCTTGTTGCCATCAACAGCCGACTTCCTTGAAAGTCTGCCACTCCTCAGCTGGTTCTGCTGTACGTAGCGGTCCTCCCTCTCCGCTCTTCCCTCTTTTCATAGGCGTAATAACAGAGCAGGTCATATGCTAATAGTTTTGAAGTTTAGAGCTGAGTAACATGCATTAGCCGGGCCATCGCTTGTTTGTATTATTCAATTTCAATTGAGACCAGTAGGTTGAAAAGTTTAACAATGATTGAGAAGAAAATAAGCTGGCAATGACAAATATCACACAAcatctttttgttcttgttcacgatccccctctctctctctctctctctctatatatatatatatatatatatatatatatatatatatatatatatatatatataacgtgtCTTTTCATTATGAACAGCACTGTATATACTGTGCAACGTTGCTTTCCGTAAATCTAACCATAATTAATTATTAATGTAAAATGCATGaaagtttcaaaaataaaaaaaaacttggaaatTCAGTTCCCAGATTTGATTTCATGATTTGGAAAAGCTAAACTATTGATTCTAGAAACCttgtaaaaaatttaattcaTACAATTAATTTGCATGATCTGATTAGGGTCTTATAAAATTTAGCGTTTTGCGTCTACCCATGAGATAAAGATACCTGAGAGTAACAGgcacgagaaagagagagagagaaacaagtcATAACTTTGACAGTTTGTGAAACATCTGATGCCGCAAGCAACTTTACCTTCATGTCTCCAAATGTCAAAATAAGCGTGCGCTTGGCACCGGCAGTTGAAAAAGTAGGTCATCATAACGGGCATTTGATGTGTTTTAAAGGATTTGAAGAGGTTTTTCCATGTGCGGCAAGTAAAATATTTCACCGCTCAAACGcgttttttccttgaaaaaaggTATACCATAaagcagaaaaagggaaaaggtgaaatattttctaaaaaggCTTTTACCTCGTTTGATCTAAAAGTGTACGGAAGGTAAACACTCCACTCTTAAAGAACATTTTGAGCATGCCAGGGACCAAAAATCTTAGCCAAATCTAGTTTTTATGTATCTGTAAAATGGTCGTAGTTTTTATGGTCTGATACCATCAAAGGCTTTAGTTTAAGTGAGAAtgaacatttcatttcattgagtaGAAACCAACGCCTTCATCCTTTCCTGAATCCCCAGGGTACCAGTCCTATCTTCAATGCTTCTGAATAATGCCTCGATTATATTTCTACCTGCATATGCATATTGGGGTCtccttttctcaaaattttttaacacACAAAAAGTTGACCCCACCAGAAATCCAAATGGACTCCCAtcccaatttttgaaagaatCATAGAAGTTGTGAAATATTAATCGGGGCTAAGTTTTGCATGATTTACAATATAAAAGTTTTTCCCTGTGTTTCCATCGATTTTCCCGCTTAGGTCGTGCTTTTCAATAAAAAGAAGGATGGGCATAAAGTTACGGTCGCGCTCAACATAAATGCCAGCTGAGTGTGAGATAGGCAACTGTTTGGCAGGCCTTGGGGAAACGAAAAGGCCCATGTCAAGCATGTCGGAAACGGACGAGGCCCTTTTTTGAAATTAGAAGCAAAAGGTTCTGTCACAACTGTATTAGATTAGAATTTAGAAGGAAAAAGCTGTCTCGTAGATGTGCCTACCAAAGGCCTCTGTGCATGGCAGAATGGCAGAGGCAGGCCCCCGCCTCGGCCTCCTTTAAAAAATCGTCATATTTTCCAATTCAGCTACTATATCAGCCGATATATTAATAAAAGGTAAGTtaatttgaagtttttaaaGTCAATAGCGGCAGATATACATGGCCGGTACATCGGTTCTCATGGTTTCCGATGCAAGACGGGAGGCGAGATTTACAGCGTTGGTATCTATAGAGGAATGCTTCCCAACTCATGTGGCTGCCTTTATATCTATAGAGGAATGCTTCCCAACTCATGTGGCTGCCTTTATCCCTGGCCACAATGTTTGGGCTTCATGAAAGAGCAGGAAAACGGAGACCCCACACATCTTGCCAAAGAAAACGACAGCTTTTCCTTCTCAAATTGAACTCCACAACAGTGGCCGGCTTCTTATTAGCACGTTTTTGACACTTAGCTCCGTCCacttttataaaataaattgcAGTCCCTCCCATCTGCTACTACAATTCCCCTAGCATTAACAGATGTCATGTAAAGCTTCCctgttctccctctctctctctctctctctctctcgtctgtCATGGCGTGTTTCATTCTGTCTTCCCCTGTACCAAGAACCCTTCTGTTGTTCTcctaccttcttcttcttcgtctcccTAAACAAGCGACTTCAACCACCACCAACTTCACCTTCAATGGATTCCTCAACTCCAACCTGACCTTACGCGAAGCTTCGGTGATCACCTCCACCGGGTTGCTGCGCTTGACCAACAGTTCTCGCCAATTGGGCCATGGAAACAAGGGCCACGCATTCTACCCAGTCCCCCTGCAGTTCAAGAACCACTCCTCTGGGAGCACAACTGTGTCCTTCAGCACCCGTTTCGTCTTTGCCATTATTTCGCAGACCGAAAAATCCGGAGGTCATGGCCTTGCCTTCGCAATCGTACCTTCCACAGAAATCTCCACCGCCGCCGGAGGCGAATACCTTGGTCTCTTCAATGAGTCCAACAATGGGAACTCCTCCAACCACATTTTCGCCGTCGAGTTCGACACGGTTCGATCGGGAAGTTTCAGTGACATCGACAACAATCATGTTGGTGTTAACATCAACGGTATGATCTCCAACACCTCTGAAACTGCTGCCTACTTCAATGTCAAGAACGAGAAGGAGGTGGTCGATCTACTAAGCGGCAAGCAGGTGCAGGCCTGGATCGACTACGATGGTCGGCACAAGCAGCTCAATATCACCATAGCTCCATCAACGCTTTCTTATAGGCCGAGCCGCCCATTGATATCTTACACCACTGATCTTTCCTCTGTTCTTCGCGATGTCATGTACGTTGGCTTCTCTGCCGGAACCGCAGGGTATGCGAGCGAGCATTACCTCTCAGCTTGGAGTTTCGAAATCGATAGAGAAACTACAGCTCCCAACGTCTCACGGGTTCCATCAGCCCCAATCATAGCAATATCTAAGTCACATTTCAAGCTTTCCAAGCTTATACCCTATTCTTCTACCCTGACAGTCTTTCTTCTAATGGCGACTCTAGGAGTAGTTTGTCAAACATATCGGAGGTGGAAGCTCACTGCCGAGACATTGGAAGATTGGGAGCTGGAATATCCCCACAGGTTCTCCTACAAGGAACTCTACAGAGCAACAAAGGGCTTCAAGAGGGAAATTCTTGGCAAAGGAGGGTTTGGAAGCGTCTACAGGGCGGTGCTGGCCAGCAACGGTATGGAGGTGGCAATCAAGAGGGTGTCGCACAACTCGAAACAGGGGATGAAAGAGTTTGTAGCAGAGGTTTCAAGCTTGGGGAGACTGAGCCACAGGAACCTGGTTCAGTTGCAAGGGTGGTGCAGGAGAGAAGAGGAGCTGATCCTGGTGTATGAGTACATGCCCAATGGGAGCCTAGACAGTTTCCTTTTCGAGGACAGCAAGAGGATCCTTAGTTGGGAGGAGAGGTTCAAGATTCTCAAGGGAGTTGCTTCTGGTCTGTTCTATCTGCATGAGGGGTGGGAACAGATTATTGTGCACAGAGACGTGAAGGCAAGCAATGTGTTGCTGGATGCTGATCTGACTCCAAAGCTTGGTGATTTCGGGCTTGCCAGGCTCTATGAGCATGGAACCAATCCTAAGACTACCCATGTGGTTGGCACCTTCGGGTACATGGCGCCGGAGCTTTCCCGCACCTGGAAGGCCACCACCAGCTCTGATGTCTATGCCTACGGTGCCTTGCTTCTTGAGGTGGCATGTGGGAGGAGGCCAGTTGAACCAGACGAATCCTATGAAGTGTCTGTTCTGGTTGAGTGGGTGCACATGTTGTGGAAGAATGGGGAGATACTGTCTGCATTGGACAAGAGGCTTGGGTTGGACTATGTGGAGGAGGAAGCAGAGCTGGTGCTGAAACTTGGCGTGCTGTGCTCCCAGTCTGTGCCTGAGGTCAGGCCAAGCATGCGGCAGGTGATTCAGTTTCTGGATGGTGATGCATCGGTCAAGGAGTTTGCGCTGGAGAAGTTGGTCATTGATGATAATCAAGGATTCGATCAACTGGTCCTGCCATTTCCGTTACCTGAGAAGTTGTTCTCAGACTGTAGTTCCCAATTCGAGGCGCATGATCATTCAGTGATAGAATTCAGCCAAGAGTTCAAGTAGATCATACTGCATACCAAGATCCATTATAACCACTGTTGAAGTGCCGGGCCTTTTTTCTGTCTTTCATTGTGTCTCTCTTTCAGACAATTAAGTTCTgtgttgttgaagaagaaagcaTGCAGGTCTTCTTCCTGCTATTCCCAAAGTGTAACTACTTTTTTGTGACCTAATAAAAACCCTTTTGTAGAGCAAGTTAGTGTGATTTCCGTTCttaaaaaaacatcaagaaataAATTAATTGTAACAGGTAGAGATCCATTAAAAAATGGTGACTCTAAAATGATGGAGTTTTGTTGAATGTGGCTGCCAATGGCTCCGATACCATCAAAAAAAGCAAAACTCTGAGAAATTACTAGTGAGAGAGAATGAATATACATGAATGGGTCATGCTGTTAAATACATTCATCATTTCTACAGTTTACTGATGGATCTCCAAAACCGGAAAACCTTTGTAAAATGGAAAGGGTTTATCATGGATTCATCATTATCTTCTGCTTTGTGAACAGATGTTCCTTTTATCAGGATAGATGCCATTTCGATCTTCAGAAATTTGCTCTTTCATTAGAACAAGGGATCAGAAATTTGCTCTTTCATTAAGATAAGCGATGAATCATCTATCTGCGAGAAGTTTATAGACTGCAACCTGTCCCACCGCTGTTCTTGCAACCAATAAGTCCATCATTCTCTTGTATGGTAACACGTTGTGCCTTTCCTTTACCGCTAATAATGCACTGGAACTGAGTTTTATTCCCCTGTTTTATTAAGTTGGCATCCTAATTTAGGAATTGATTTCATTTGTACCAAATAGATAACTGGGTTTTCTTTCCTCCATTTTCCCAAGATCCATATACAACTGAGTAAGTCCAAGGGAAAATATCCGAATGCTTCAGGTGGAACATCTTCTATAATGTTCTTTCTATTGTTTATTCCAAATACAACAGACTAAGCCTAAGGGAAAATATCTGAATGCTTCAGGTGGAACATCTTCTAtaatattatttcttttctttgtttcagtTTTAGTGGCAAAGCTGGCGTTAGGTGCAACAAAACAAGACCAGTCTGAGAACCCATCTTCAGCATTGAACTCTTAACCTTCTTCAACCTGGGGCTTTGAGTCCAATCCCCCAGGCTAAGTGGACAAAGTTGTTGCAGCGGAGATTTACAAATTTGTACAACCGTTCTTGCTGGTCGGATTTGATGGTGGGAAGACCATGTCAGAGACCTTACTTTAGCTTCGAAAATAGTTTAAAGAAACAAGTTACGATGCTGATGACAGAGGCAGTCGGACAGATTTCAACGCTTATGACCAACATAGAAACATGTTGCTGATAAGATAATCAAAGTCATGCTGAGGTTTGAATGAGcctatttttttcttacaattGTAAGGAAAAGCTGCTTGTGATTTTCTTATTGagagtcattttttaaaagCGTGTCAAAGAAGAGCTCGATCTGAACTTCTGTCAAGTTAGTAAACATTAGCTaactctgaaaaaaaaaaaagtagcttTCTGATACATGGTAGCgttgaaaagaaaattgcaactaaattttttcatttctcaagtTAACTTAATTGTCAATTGAGCCCTGTTGGATAGTCCTTTATTAAGGAATTGCTTTTCCACAATTATAGGAAAGGATAGGCACGAAATGAAAACTCCCAAATAGAAAGCGCTCTAATGAAATAACATCAAAACTAAGAGTGGTATCGGTTAAAGATTTCAGAAACTGAACTGTCTTAGTCCTTACAACCTTCTTTCTATTCTCACCTAATCCACACCTAGAAAAGATTCCCTCCCTAAGCTCTGACCGTTCACACTGTTCTTCCATGATGGCTTGACTGTTGACAAAAAGGCAAGAGGCAGGAAAGTCTCGCgcagacaaaagaaaaatgaagaagaagagcagaaaAGATACAAAGTGTCCAGCATCTGGTTGCACAACCTGACTCCCCTTTTGACAATCTCTGTGTTTCTTGTGCGTAATTGGTGTTGCCATCATCAGGAAGAAGACAGTACAAACAGAGAGCAGGAAGAAAGGCGACAAAGCACAAAAGGGCAAGGGACAAGGGAAGAAGGGTCAGTGGTGTGGACTCTTCTATAAAAGCCCCAAACGGCGTGCCATTAGAAAACAAACTTGTCAATGATTCTTCCAAAGTTGGTGGCTCGGATGGACGTCGATTTGACATGAGCTGGTCTGTTCTGTCTGTCTTCTGGTTATTTAGGACCTCTTTTTCTGTTTGGTGTGCTTGAAATTGTTCGGATTTACAAACTCAGATGCCCACGTGGGGCGGGCGAGTCTCTTCTATATCCGAGGGAAAAATCTGTACTCATAGAGTTTGTTTGCCATTGATCACTTTGGCTGGCAGGTGGTGTGGCTAAATTTGTTGCTCTAAAACCGGCAGCTTTTTGGCACAAAAAATGGGATCTGTGTGtatgacaatttttttgttcGTTACAAGTGTATTTTAATGAGTTCGCTAGGAGCAACATCGTTAGAAGCTCGGCCTCAATGAGCTGCTTTGGTTCGAACTGATGGCAAAACGATCCGCTTCGGTGGCACATTTGAGGAGGTTATGTTTCAACAAAtgatgttttcatatttttgaccAATTAACAACTAACGGATTTCCACAATATTGGTCAAGTGCGTTGAGATGAATAAATTGAATAACTCTGGTTTTTGCATGACTGCCACTtggaatgtcaatatatttgatttggataggatccatatatttgatttggatagGATATTTGACtgaaccgttccaaaaaaaaattagatataaaaaaaaagtttaatatcaaattaagaaatcagatcggatttagatttggattcggatatacgtAAATGTCTGACCGGATTCAAATACATATTCAGATCggctttatttttaaataacatatatctaatgctcttgcATTTGTCGGATTcagtttaaaattcagattcagattctttgattgtgaaatcagatttcggatttgaattgctttgttcatattcaaattcaaattcgaatccgaatatgtgaatatccaaaaaaaacagaagcagTAGTCAATCATACATCTATTAGAATTTTAGGGTGTAGGGTTTGATGCATTGACATCCTTAACCACCAGTGACTGAGCTAAAAATTTAAGTTACAATGATCGTTTCTTAAA
Proteins encoded in this region:
- the LOC116249771 gene encoding L-type lectin-domain containing receptor kinase SIT2-like, with the protein product MACFILSSPVPRTLLLFSYLLLLRLPKQATSTTTNFTFNGFLNSNLTLREASVITSTGLLRLTNSSRQLGHGNKGHAFYPVPLQFKNHSSGSTTVSFSTRFVFAIISQTEKSGGHGLAFAIVPSTEISTAAGGEYLGLFNESNNGNSSNHIFAVEFDTVRSGSFSDIDNNHVGVNINGMISNTSETAAYFNVKNEKEVVDLLSGKQVQAWIDYDGRHKQLNITIAPSTLSYRPSRPLISYTTDLSSVLRDVMYVGFSAGTAGYASEHYLSAWSFEIDRETTAPNVSRVPSAPIIAISKSHFKLSKLIPYSSTLTVFLLMATLGVVCQTYRRWKLTAETLEDWELEYPHRFSYKELYRATKGFKREILGKGGFGSVYRAVLASNGMEVAIKRVSHNSKQGMKEFVAEVSSLGRLSHRNLVQLQGWCRREEELILVYEYMPNGSLDSFLFEDSKRILSWEERFKILKGVASGLFYLHEGWEQIIVHRDVKASNVLLDADLTPKLGDFGLARLYEHGTNPKTTHVVGTFGYMAPELSRTWKATTSSDVYAYGALLLEVACGRRPVEPDESYEVSVLVEWVHMLWKNGEILSALDKRLGLDYVEEEAELVLKLGVLCSQSVPEVRPSMRQVIQFLDGDASVKEFALEKLVIDDNQGFDQLVLPFPLPEKLFSDCSSQFEAHDHSVIEFSQEFK